The genomic DNA GTTAAATGTTAAGAAAGTGTGGTTAACATTTAGATCTGATTCCTAACACTTAAATTCTAATataacttccaaatttgaaactagtattagtatatataattctaatctatatatattctatatacTTTTTATATTAGCACAGTTGGaaacgaaaacaaaatatttgttgctgttgttgcttTCTTAAAGTTGTTTCTGTTGTTAGAAATAATATTCATGATATATTGAAAaagtttttctttatatataatataataaatatgtttcaTATTCTAGTATGTGTTGGACTAGCCGACTAGCTAAGCGTCAATATGGTGGTTGACATATAGATATGTTATATCTGATATcttattttatgaatatatgtAAACTTCTAACATGCATGTTACATTCATATCTAAATATCTAATATAGTACActttaacaattttacaaatgaAGTAACTCAAAACTGTAAATCAAtcacaaatcaacaaaattttaacttattttttccaaaacagATTATGATTGGtgacatttttaatttatgtttatacATAATCTATATCACTTATTAATATGGATATAACAGTTAAGACGAATAAATATGTTACATATTCAGGAGTGTATTGTACAAGCTAAGGATCAATTCGGTGGTTGACAAAATCAATATTTTgcttaattaattagaaaaatattaagcgacagaaagggaaaaaaataatattacaagtAGTTTAATATTACTCGGTTTACTAAAAAGCATTTGCGGATGGTAGCGGGAAAATCAATCACACCCTAAGTCATTTAGTTGGAAACGCTATTCAAACCTAACTCTCTAATAGTTAAGTATATCCccctctcttttttatttttgtttgtcaaaataGTTAAGTATATCTTTCATCAGTTTCTACCAAACTAATTACATGTGTCTTCACATGACTTAACTTTGTTTTCCTAATTTTCttccatcaaatcaaatactATTAATTAATGTGCATgccacaaaccaaaaaaatgtaatatacatatattgaaaGTTTAGTATATTTTCCAATATAACCGACCACTATAGTACTCAATAgacattcatttagtttctttcttttttctttttatgcaaTGCAACATTCATCTAGTTAATTATTCATGGAGAATGATCGTGAAGTCGAAGTTGGCGGCATACATGAGGGCACAGAAATATGTTCAAACGGGGTAACAGTCGAATTCAACAGTGGTCAGCATGGTATACTTCATAGTTCACAATATTAACTGGCGttattttgaaaaactttttagattttttcttcTGAACTGTGTAGCTATGTTTTTCAGAAATTCAACAATTTTCTGTAACTTAAACTGTTGCAGAGTCTTAatttagaccatctccaatttttcctatttttttctataatattatagtagagataaattttattcatattcacttctatttttatctctaaaataaatattgctaatttttcttttatatataaaaaaagaaattttatttttttctctataaatagagaaaaatatagcaAAGTTAAAATAAAGTTGGGTTGGACTAAAACTCAACTCAATATGCCAATACGTTGAGTACTATATTAAGCTGCAAAGACGATCATATATAGGTTGAGAAATTGTTTGTTCTAAGATATAATTCATTTTCAGGATTTTGTGTCCTTTTTGTAGGGATTATACAcgacttgtgttttttttttttttcgttatatataatttctatatagaattattataataatctaGTACGTTTTCTTCTAAAGGTTTTTAATGTTTGGATTTTTGGTGcacaaaataagaaatatatatgacaTTGACCTCTTATTATAATATctattttgaaaaatcaaaaatattttaagttaaacTTATTCTATTAGTTTTCTAATTTAGGATGCAATCTGTACATGTgaacatataaataatttagtaaGATTTCCCTCCTTACAAGGAATCGGCCTAGcgaatttaataaaattcaactatTAGatctaaaaatatgaaaatcaacagaatataattataattccTCTTTTAATGGAACATAATTTTAGTTCTTACACTTAAacgtgtttgacaaaaaaaaaaaacacttaaacgTAATTCAACCCACTACATTACTTTGTATTcatttaaacaattttctaaaacttgttttttaaTCAGTATAAACATCTTGGAAAAGATAGCTTACCATTTCATATATAGACTGTAAAAACTACTCAATCCATTTTGTTGGATCGAGTGAGTTTAAATATTCTTCATATCAAATAAAACAGTATATGATATTATTGATCGCACCTTAGCAAAAAGAACAATGATGGtatagtattatttaaaaacaatcaaactaacattgaatatatatatatatataacatttggAAAGAAAGAACACTAAAGAAGTAAGCTCCTTTAGCTCATGGGGCAAGACAGTTGAAATGTGGCCCTATGCTTCATCGAAGAGACTAACAAAtcttcagttttgttttgtccttttttttaattagcatTGGGAATGAGCCAAACAATAATTTACAAACTGATATTATATGAAATTGTGACTATCATAGataataattaagaagaaaaataggtATCTTTTTCTTAATGAAAACATTTCTCTAACAGTAAATTTACTGAAATATGAGACTTTGTGTATTTTGTATGTATATCAGAGCTAGTATAGATTATAATCTAGTTTAGTTTTGAAGCTGGTTAATTTAACAAtacacaaataaaataacattagCAGATAAAAGAACCAGATTAtcaggaaaggaaaaaaaaatgaaagttaacaaaaaaaagatttaagtaTATAACAACTAATTATTTGTGCAAGTGGGAAAATAATAGATAGCCACGTATGCACAAAATTGAGGAGCTGTGAGATGGAGACACATTCAcatgttttataaaaccaaattattgtgGGATAAAAAAACGAATAACAAAAAAGTACCATTGTGTTTACGTACATTAATATTTAGTTCTAACCGTACGAATCTTACCGTTGAATTTCAATCGCATTAcgtattttgatttgattacaCAAAATAACTCTTTTGGATTATATTCGTATAATTTTTCTAGAAAAAAGAATCAGCGGTAATCGCAGATTAAACAAAACGAAGATTTCGATTCTATGAATTTACTATATTATAACTACAAGTCACTCTCTAAATCTAATTTTTCCTGATTCGAATAAACTTGAGTTGGGATTTATTAGTGAAAAGTCGAAAAATAAAGGCACTGCTCAGGTCTATAGATCTCTCCTAATTAAAGACTAGAAAACTTAGGCAATTTACCAAATTCTTTACGCATGATATGAGCACTCAATTTCTTTCCATTTGCATTTTTATTGTTTCCAGCACTAATCTGGAAgcatatattataaacaaaatctgAATGACGGTGAAGAAATCTGAAAATATATCGTTTGTTCGTACATATCTTCGGCTTAGCAAACTTGAATACGAATATAATGATCATAAGCAAACTATAATAATGATAAATGATGAACCAAACAGTAATTTACAAACTGATCTCGTTCGTTCGTACATATCTTCGAGTTTTGTCAGATATTTGGTACTAAGAGATTATGAACCAAATCTCCCAAGTTCTTTTATGATAATTAGTAATGACACGATCTTACTGAAATGACACGTGACACTACGAGTTTCTGACATAGCATTTTTACGTGGTGACATGAGAGTCAAAACGGTATCTTAACGTTAAGCTAAAAACAGAAAAcagtaagaaaaaaatcaagacgaTATCGTACTGCTAAAGCTGAAATACagtactctttttttctttttcttttccgaaTCTCGTTCGCCCTCCGcataaaatgtaattaattactattaaaagtcatttttcatatttattttgacattttcggaatatttttttttatccattaCTGTGTGGATAAAGTTAAACAGAGAgtaacaagaaaaacagagtaagttaaaaaaaatatataatatataaatagcaGTAAAAAAAAGTGTCCTTGTAAATTAAAGAAGAATGGAATTAGGGAGTTCGAGAAGAGAAAGGCCCAGCGTGCATGGACCATGCGaacaaatttttattgaaaaaacaaaaatcttccTTAATAAGAAAGTTATTCTAATGTCTTTTTGTGGAATGGGGACCcttaatcaaaatattaattctcttaaataaattaatcaacTTACACATCAATAGTAATTATAGTTTTAATCTATTTAACAAATGGCTTAACAGCCTAATTAAGTCTTCTTTTATGTTAGTTTTTCTTCTGATGACAAGTACACTAAGTTTTGAAAACGTTTGGTAAACTCACATGTGCGTGTGTAAAACCTGTATTAATAAGTTGTCATACCATACACGTAAACGGTAAACCTTATTAGTATCCTCGTTAGATTCAACCCTTCTTCTACACATTAATTCATTTtcacccaaacaaaaaacatggtttaaaacatgacattgtAGGGTTAAAAAATCGTACGTTATTTACGCTAACAAGTAAACTAGGAGCATATTGACAATATTCATTTGTTAGTCATCCTTACACATTGTTTCTGAAACGTGTTCTTTTTCTTAGACAAACAGAACCTGGAGGAACTATGTATGAGTTATGGAGCCAAATCTTTGGGACCTCTTGAGCCCAACCGCTTGGCTGCATCCTAAGTTTCTGATCGACTTAGCTAGCTTAATTGTTCGATAAAACTATACTTTAGGTAGTTTTGCCTATGTTtgtttctcataaaaataaaaatatttattcattatttGTCATTGCTTCTTTATATTGTAAAgctcaaaaacaaagaaaacttgTGTATTACAAAATCTTTGTATCATAATATGATCCGTGATGGTGTAAAATAAATCTATTTCTCACGTTAAAAGTGGATCACCATTTGTATATAccttttatgtttgtttaaagAATGTCATGTGGGATACAAAATTTTGGATCAAAATTCTAATACATAAAACTAATCATGTATTGAAAGGGAACACACATAAATCGAAATTTCATCGTGTCAGAGAATATAATTTGGTATATGGAACTATTTACAATGAACTTTTTGGGTTATGGTGATTAGTTCATGAACCCAACAATGCCTAATTTAGCTTTTCTCTAACCGCCGCCAAATATAAAGATACTAAATAATTAAGCAAACAAATAAAGcaaaccacaaacacacaatgTCTTAATTAACAGCACGAAAATGATCAGAAACTTCCACTCATGTGTTTATGACTGTGTTTTATATAAGTACAAGTTAGTTGAAACACAATGAATATATAGAATATGCCAATGAAAATtagttttaatcaaaaattaatagtttaatactaCTAAATACAAAGTGGTTGTCCCCGACGGAACAAGAAATCTAAAGGGTTTCTAAGTTTGTGCCCTTTGTGGATTCTCAAGTAACGAAAGTCAAGAATGTTGACCCATGTGGTCGTCTTTAGCTATGAAATTGTATTCAAATACCAATTTGACGTAATTTAATTAGAGAAATTCTAAAAGAAGGACAACAAACCGTCGCGAATAGtggtattaattaattatatacattaaGGGTGAATCCGTACGTATAATACAAACAAGTGCATGcaatgaaaaaaacaatgaaagagaAAAGTGATACACGTAGGATTTATGTAcgattttcttatttacaaaactaaagAGAGTTTATAGCTATTAGCTTCGACTGAATACAGAATACCGCAAACTATTAGATAGATTGTTCCTGTGGGCGTTTCGCTctatttctttgtcttttcctgatTTTAATTAGGTCTAATTAAAAGCGGGCTGCTTAAAGATTCCTATTAAAGTGTCCAaaacaagagttttttttttttttttttttttttNAACTGAAAGTTTGGTGAAGTTACAAAAGCTTTATATAGTCCTCATCctttgcccaaaaaaataaaaacaaagaaggagtGATTAGAGACAAAGATATGAGTAGGTTAGTCTAGCCATATTTCAACCATACGAGCCATATTTCAACCAAAGCAGAGCTCCTTCACTCTGATAGCTATGCTCAGGCTTCGACACTTTGCGGGCAACTTCTTGAAAGCCAAACTTGGTGATGGTCAACAAATAAGCTTCTGATTTGATCATTGGATCCCTTTTGGACCCCTAATTGAATTCATGGGAACCACATGACCCTATCAAACCGGAATCCCTCTTCAAGGGAAAGTTGCCACTGCAGCGTCTGATTCAGGCTGGCCCTGAGACCAGCAAGATCACCCCAAGCAGAAACTCTTCAAATTTACCTTTCATCAATGCTATCGCCTTCACTTTCCACAACCCCGGATACTTTCATTTGGCGAGTTGGAACAGAGGATCTAGCAAATTTCTCCACCTCCAAGACTTGGGACACTCTCAGGCCTCGAACAATTTTCCCAGGATGGACAAATCAGGTTTGGTACAAAGGAGCTATTCCTAGGCATGCTTTCCACAAGATCACGTTTGCTGCGATGGGGTTTACAGATTCACCCTAATTGCTGTATATGTGGTCTTGCTTTGGAGACTCGCGACCACCTTTTCCTAAGATGCCATTTCAGTGAAACGCTTTGGACAACTGTCAATCGTCGTCTCGGGTACAGACCTTTCACGTTCCACACTTGGGAAGCCTTCTCGGTTTGGTTGGATCTTAAAGATAGCACTGCTCCACGATGCCTCCGAAGGTTGACTGCACATGCCACTCTTTATGCAATCTGGTTAGAGCGAAACAACAGATATCACAACAACTCCTCCACTGATACTCAGACCATTTTCAAGCACCTGGATAGACAAATTCGAGATGCCATCCtgacaaaacagagcaaacggaaaaaaaaaaaaatccaaaacaagagTTCCCATTTCCGGTAGTTCGGTAAACCGTACCAATGGATCTATGTGCTATGGCTGGTTGTTATTATAACGCATGTGATAGTTAGACAGGCAAACGATATTTATAACTCAGTTCGTCATAGGCTCATAGTCATAACCATCGCCGCATTACTCGAACTATATAAATTTCATTACCGCATCTTTATTGAACTAATACGTATAAAAATACACATGCATACGTATACTATACTTTCTTACAAGTGCTCTACTAATTCTTTATTGAATTGTTGCCCTTTCCATACTTATTTGTAACATAAGTAATTAAATAGTAATAGACTGATCAATGTTAAAGAATCCGATGTACCATTCGTCCATTCCAAAAGATGTAGTAAGAATGTTAGATATACATTGATCCTTCTATAGAGAAATAtgttgctttctttttcccTATCATTTCGTATTTTTGAGATCTCTGAATTTTTTCATTgatatgttagtttttttttttctttttagattgaagaacaacccaaagtaCTTAAGAGTTGTAATGTCCTTCAAAAGAAATCGAGATAGATAGACCCCATCTTATTATGTATTACATATGCACGTATACTTTTTCcgtaaaatcaaaacttttcttGATTCCCAATTTTTACGAATATAGGCGAGATCATGTACAGATAtggttttttgataaaattcctgaatttattaatatattgatgTGTATTCTAAGAATTCCGAATAACCTTCAAAACTCAATAGtgattacatattttttaaacatttcaAGCCGTTTTTCATTCATTATACATTCCTTATCATCATTTTCTATCAAAAGAGTAAcatatattcaaaacataaaagaagacttggaataaataaacaaacatattgaAACGACCATTTCCAACAAATAATTACCACATTTTACACATGACTAACGTCTGCGCGTATTATACAACCGTCGCATTAAATTGTAGCTGTCTAGTAAACTAAACTTGTAGTACTCTCAATTATTGATTAAAACCACATACAAATAAcactaattaaacaaaataatgtagCTCGGATGattaaaacaacaacatttttgATATCTTAAATAAAAAGGGGTCTTCTTTCGCCTGCTATCAAAAGCTCATATCTCATGCTacgtaattaaaaatatagaccAATTATGAATATGATTATTAGACGCATTTGTTTAGATCAAGAAATTCAGATATTGCGGTCCATAATTTTTTCAACACAGATAGTTTTTGCCAAGACTCGAGCTCAATCAACACATAGTCtacctccaaaaaaaaaaaaaaaatcataaaaatagttttaaccTATGGAGACCgaataacataaaaacaaaaaaaaattgcttatgataatttattaataataaatcaatttgttttccaATATCTTAAATTTCCATATACACCAtatctgtatttttttcattcacattgctaaattattaaatataagaCTCACGATAAAAGGCATGCTTAAAAAACCTAAATAACTATTTTTCAAGGATCCAAAGGGAGagtgaaaaaagagagagggaggcATAATGTGGCCAAAAAGATACAGAGGGAGCCACCAATGGTAGATGGAGTTTTTTATTTCCtatttcttttgtcttctctctaCCTTCTTCTCACACTTGTCCTTATAAAttcctcttctcctccttcaccaTTTCTTCCTcctcaccctctctctctctctatctctctacaTCTATCTATCTCTATCTTTCTCTGTCTTCTCTGTCTCAACAAGAAGAATATGACTAACCAGAATGTCATCGTGTCCGACAGAAAACCCATCTTGGGTTTGCAAACCATCACTGTCTCTGTCTCAAACTCTCCTCTGTTCTCTAATTCATTCCCCACTTACTTTACCTTCCCTCGTCGAAAGTTCTTGAAACTTCTTGAAGCAgctgacaacaacaacagtaacTTAGTTGTTGCTCCAAAGATTACTACATCTTGGGTCGATTCCATGCGTGATTCTTCCCCTACACGTCTCAGATCCTCTTCCAATGACTCTGTTTCAGATAACGACGACAAAACGTCTTGGATCGTACGTTAAAATCTGAATATTAATTACTCATTTTGCCGGATTCTGGAATCTGAATATTAATTACTcatcttgtttttggtttaggttCGATTTCCTTCGGCTTTAAGTATGTTTGATGAGATTATGAATGCTGCTAAAGGGAAACagattgttatgtttcttgattACGACGGAACTCTTTCTCCCATAGTTGAAGATCCCGACAAAGCTTTCATTACCCATGAGGTTTTTATTCTCTATCCCTTCCATGGCTTTTTTGGgattgattattaattatattgtttttggattaATAGATGTATTCTTTTTCTTACAGATGCGAGGTGTTGTAAAAGACGTCGCTTTAAATTTCCCTACTGCTATTGTCACCGGACGATCCATTGCTAAGGTACATTACATTTTACCaaatatttactatttttatacattaaaaatcatttaattgaaatgtgttttttttttcaggttcgTAGGTTTGTGAAAGTAAACGAGATTTACTATGCCGGAAGCCACGGCATGGACATTGAAGGTCCgaccaaagaaaataattatggCCAGGTGTGAAAACAGATGCACAAAATTCGACATATgaaataagtaatttaattaattatttgattctaaagaatttttttgtttgtttgttttgttttgttgaaatgTTCATAGAGTAACGAAAGAGTGCTGTTTCAACCTGCACGTGAGTTTTTACCAATGATCGAAAAGGTACATTttgagatctttttttttttctttttttaatataacaaaatcgAATTACGTACGATGGTTAAAAcagtaaaatttatttaactctGTGGGGATATAAATAATTTCAGGTGGTTAAGATTTTAGAGGAAAAGACAAAATGGATCCCTGGGGCTATGGTGGAGAACAACAAGTTTTGTCTGTCCGTACATTTTAGACGTGTTGATGAGAAGGTaaagaacaaatattatgatgaaaaaaaaaaaaaaaagttctcttATTTGAGAAAAAGATAAATGGTCCAaactatttcttgtttttagcCCGAAGTACTTAAGACTTATTCAAGTATGTTTTTGGTAATGTAGCAcctaattttcaaataatacaCTATCGTTAAACACCGGTGTAGTGTAGACTATGGTAATGTTAGTCTTATTCGGTATCTCACTTTTCAGCAATAAACACAAATTAGCAAAACACcggttttattttaatttgtgcgTAGAGAacgaattatttattttcatgtttgttGTAACAGAGATGGGAAACGCTAGCCGAAGTAGTAAAGTCAGTTCTTACTGATTATCCGGAGCTGAAACTAAACCAAGGTAGAAAGGTAAAATTAATGTTTCATCTCCTCTTTTTTACTAGTCATTAGAAGGCTACCCTCTTTCAATATCGATAATCTTtaattaatctcttttttttttttgtatataaaatcaGGTGCTTGAAATCCGCCCAACGATCAAATGGGACAAGGGCCAGGCACTCAATTTTTTGCTAAAATCATTAGGTGAGAGAACCctcataaatatttattatttggcAAATACTGTAGTACTATTTTTTAGATCTGtgaactcttatttattttatctaattaaaataggatatgaaaattccaaagaTGTTGTGCCGGTGTACATCGGGGATGACCGTACCGACGAAGATGCGTTTAAGGTAGAGTCACAAATAATTAATACACGCTTTCGTACCATCAAAGGACtatatgttaaaacaaatcTACTTTATATTATAGCGTACGTACTAAATTAaccataatatataatttttataggTTTTACGTGAAAGGGAACAAGGTTTTGGGATTCTTGTCTCAAAAATTCCAAAGGACACCAATGCATCTTATTCTCTTAAAGACCCTTCTCAGGTTAAAGAGTTCCTGAAGCGTTTGGttgagtggaagaagaagacagtggGAGAAGAGTGAAACGCATACAACATAAATAACACCTGAGTTTATTTCCAAATTTTGAGTAGATTattattagttaaaataaaCACCCTTTTCATTTAGTTGATGCCTGGAGGGTGTTTTCGGtctgaactcttttttttttttggatctacATCGAACCGAAAATTGTAAATTTCGTGTAATGATTtagaagtgaaaaaaaaaattatcaatatttttaCTCATTCTAGTTTAACCTTATATCTTTCCTTTTTACTTTCTTGTTGCTCCTGAGCATATATACCACTTCAACATTCTTTTCGTTTATAACTTTGATTGTCTAATTACTAAATATGAGATATTTTTcggttttagaagaaaaaagattaacTGCACTTTTTTCTAACATTGAAGGCATTAATACTGTAAAATCATCATTTTCACAAATACTGTATATAAGTTTACATGCACTTGTAAAACGAATAAAATAAGGAATATgcttgtattattattatgatataATACcctttaaaccaaaattaatgaTATTAAGAAAGAGCAAACATTAATGTCAGTGGTTACAGATGGTTAGACTGTGCGTGGTATATATACTTCATGACTATCCAGCAAAATCACCCATTAAATAATCAGGCCAAATGTCA from Camelina sativa cultivar DH55 chromosome 7, Cs, whole genome shotgun sequence includes the following:
- the LOC104702594 gene encoding trehalose-phosphate phosphatase B, which gives rise to MTNQNVIVSDRKPILGLQTITVSVSNSPLFSNSFPTYFTFPRRKFLKLLEAADNNNSNLVVAPKITTSWVDSMRDSSPTRLRSSSNDSVSDNDDKTSWIVRFPSALSMFDEIMNAAKGKQIVMFLDYDGTLSPIVEDPDKAFITHEMRGVVKDVALNFPTAIVTGRSIAKVRRFVKVNEIYYAGSHGMDIEGPTKENNYGQSNERVLFQPAREFLPMIEKVVKILEEKTKWIPGAMVENNKFCLSVHFRRVDEKRWETLAEVVKSVLTDYPELKLNQGRKVLEIRPTIKWDKGQALNFLLKSLGYENSKDVVPVYIGDDRTDEDAFKVLREREQGFGILVSKIPKDTNASYSLKDPSQVKEFLKRLVEWKKKTVGEE